Proteins from a single region of Cryptococcus neoformans var. grubii H99 chromosome 5, complete sequence:
- a CDS encoding urea transporter, which yields MSSTVLPQGAGYGVVIGMGLFFSLLMVGIAKLQTRYTSHKTSSAEEFNSASRSVPPGLIAAGIVSAWTWAATLLQSSATAYKFGISGPWWYASGAAIQVLLFAMISSKLKQHAPFCHTYLEIIKARWGRTAHLVFLFFALATNIIVSTMLILGGSATVTDLTGMNTVAACFLIPLGVSIYVLTGGMRATLIADYSHTLVLYCILISFALVAYATSPIIGSPSKMWELLNYAAGANPISGNAQGSYLTMRSKSGLIFGVLNIVGNFGTVFNDQAYWQRAIASDPKTSVKAFLWGGIAWFGIPLGIATSLGLSAVALAHGTSTPIITLTADEVSAGLPAVKAASALMGQSGATAMLILLFLAVTSACSAEQIAVSSILTYDIFGTYIRPNPSEKQILWVSHICIFSYALFMGAIATAFNYIGVSMGYLYELMGCIIGSAVVPIALCITWRKCNGTGACVGAVLGFCAGVAGWLGITSTLNDGVINVTTTFGDYEMLTGNLLSIGIGGIITVAWSYIHPANFDWDITRSINNKEDFILTENNESSAKPLAYEDEKEKLDFAGEGLQDGVEPTRNTTHTTVEAQPTDMAKENEELQKAFRFAAVAALSLIVILIFVIPLPLFFASHVYPAKGFTAWVCISLIWLFVGLGMVGIYPAWEARKGLMKVGKGIMRDITRRN from the exons ATGTCGTCAACAGTGTTGCCTCAAGGGGCCGGTTATGGTGTCGTT ATTGGAATGGGTCTGTTCTTCAGTTTACTGATGGTCGG AATCGCAAAACTTCAAACGCGGTACACATCTCACAAAACTTCTTCGGCTGAAGAGTTCAACTCTGCCAGCCGAAGTGTTCCTCCGGGTTTGATCGCTGCTGGCATCGTCAGTGCTTGGACATGGGCGGCTACCCTTTTACAGTCGAGTGCTACTGC ATACAAATTCGGCATCAGTGGACCTTGGTGGTACGCTTCCGGTGCTGCCATCCAagttcttctctttgccaTGATCTCCAGCAAGCTTAAGCAGCACGCTCCCTTCTGCCATACCTACCTTGAAATTATCAAGGCTCGATGGGGCCGAACTGCTCAccttgtctttttgttctttgcCCTTGCGACTAACATCATCGTTTCCA CTATGCTCATTTTGGGGGGTTCCGCTACCGTTACCGACCTCACCGGCATGAACACTGTTGCGGCTTGTTTCCTCATTCCTCTCGGTGTCTCCATTTACGTCCTCACCGGCGGTATGCGAGCCACTTTGATCGCCGACTACTCCCATACCCTCGTTCTCTATTGCATCTTGATTTCATTCGCTCTCGTCGCCTATGCTACCTCTCCCATTATCGGCTCTCCATCCAAGATGTGGGAATTGCTCAACTATGCCGCCGGGGCCAACCCTATCTCTGGTAACGCTCAGGGCTCTTACTTGACCATGAGGTCCAAAAGTGGTCTGATTTTTGGTGTCCTTAACATTGTCG GTAACTTTGGTACTGTGTTTAATGACCAGGCTTACTGGCAACGAGCTATTGCTTCCGATCCCAAGACTTCGGTCAAGGCCTTCTTGTGGGGAGGTA TCGCTTGGTTCGGTATTCCCTTGGGTATTGCCACTTCTTTGGGACTTTCGGCTGTAGCTTTGGCTCACGGCACATCTACTCCCATCATCACTTTGACTGCCGACGAAGTCTCTGCCGGTTTGCCCGCTGTTAAGG CTGCCAGTGCTCTCATGGGCCAGTCGGGCGCCACCGCTATGCTtatcctccttttccttgccgTCACCTCTGCCTGTTCCGCTGAGCAGATCGCCGTCTCCTCTATCCTCACTTACGATATCTTTGGTACCTACATCCGTCCCAACCCTTCTGAAAAGCAAATCCTCTGGGTATCCCACATCTGTATCTTCAGCTACGCCTTGTTCATGGGTGCGATCGCTACTGCCTTCAACTATATTGGCGTCAGCATGGGTTACCTCTACGAATTGATGGGCTGTATCATCGGAAGCGCTGTCGTCCCTATCGCCCTCTGTATCACCTGGAGGAAGTGCAATGGTACCGGTGCTTGTGTTGGAGCCGTCTTGGGCTTCTGCGCCGGTGTTGCTGGTTGGTTGGGTATCACTTCTACCCTCAACGACGGTGTCATCAACGTTACCACCACTTTCGGCGACTACGAGATGCTTACCGGTAACCTCCTTTCTATCGGTATCGGTGGTATCATCACCGTCGCTTGGTCTTATATCCACCCTGCCAACTTTGACTGGGATATTACCCGATctatcaacaacaaggagGACTTCATTCTTACCGAAAACAACGAGTCTTCAGCAAAGCCACTTGCGtatgaggatgaaaaggaaaagctTGATTTTGCGGGGGAAGGACTCCAAGATGGTGTCGAGCCTACGAGGAACACTACCCACACCACTGTTGAGGCTCAGCCTACCGACATGGCCAAGGAAAATGAGGAATTGCAAAAAGCTTTCAGGTTTGCCGCCGTTGCCGCTCTTTCATTAATTGTCATCCTTATCTTT GTcatccctcttcccttaTTTTTCGCATCACACGTCTACCCCGCCAAGGGGTTTACTGCCTGGGTCTGCATCTCTCTTATCTGGTTGTTCGTCGGTCTGGGTATGGTCGGTATCTACCCCGCTTGGGAGGCTAGAAAGGGTTTGATGAAGGTTGGAAAGGGCATCATGAGGGATATCACTAGACGGAACTAG